GAGGACCATGGAAAGGTGGACCGGGGCCTTGTGTGGAGGAAGCAGGGTCTGAGGGCAGCATGCCCACGAGGCCATCTCCTCCCCGCACTGTGGATAGATATTTTTAGGCTTCTCAAGAGCTGAGTAATTTCTCTGActtggagccagagctggggttGGGGGTAAGAGGCTGGGAGGTGCCCAGGCTACCTCAAGGGACACTGGGGTCACCGGAATCATGGCTACTGGTGGGAACAAATCTCACCCAGTTCTAGCCTGTATCCCTTGGGAGGCCCATTTAACCCCCAAGATTAATTTGGTTTTGTGGCCTGAAGCTCCCTTCACACAGCCCCGCCCTTGGAACCTGGGATACCCCAGCTCTTCACTCTCAGCTTAACCCCCCTCAAGGACAAGAACCAGCAGCCCCAATCCGCTTTAGCTCCAGATTAAATGCCTCGAGGGACAGAACCTGAGaaagaggagagatggagagagccAGGGTGGGAAGATAGCAGCCCACAGAAACAGAGATGCTGAGAGAGACAGGGACCAAAGAGGGGACCAGAGGtccagggaagaggagagggaggggagtgCGAGAGGTCAGGACGGATGGACTGCTAGAGAGCGCAATGGCTCTTAACCAGAGGGTTTGGGGGCAGAGAGTCAGAGGGAcccagagagaggagacaggtgGACGGGGACCCAGAGAACAGAGAGGGATAAATTCCCAAAGAAAAGTCGAGCCCAAGGTGAGCTGATgtgtagggggaaaaaaaaaagagatgatggAGCAGGCAGGATGGAAGGACAGCATCCACAGACGGAATCCTGAGCAGATGGGTGGGCCTCCCTACACCACGCCAGGGTGTtgcctctctcctccctgtccgTCCGCTCCTGGAAAGGGGGCGTCCTCACCCTTCCCCTCCCAGGCACCCCACCAGGCTCACCGGTGCAGCTTCCCCAGGGCGCGCCCCGCCAGCTTCCGAAACTCCTCCTGCCGGAACTCCATGGTGGCTGTGCCCACGCGGGTCCCCTGCCAATCCCCCCGCCCGCGGGCCCGGGCGGCCGCGTCCGGGATCCCGGGGTCCgccccggcccggcccggccccgcAGCTCCGCTCGGGGGGAACCAGGCTGCGAGTGCCCGCTGCCCAGGGCTGTCGTGGGACTCAgcgccgggggcggggcggggcggggcatCCACGCCCACCCGGCCAAGTCCCACCCCCGGCAGGCAGGGCCcgcccttttcctccctcccgcCACCTGGAGACGGTAGGCCGGTCCGCTAATCCTCCGGCCCTGCAGGCTAGATCCTCTCCCGCCTCCATCCTTGAGTCTCCACCTGTCCAGCTCAAAGCCAGGTCCTTGGGCTTGAACTCTGAATTGCCTCGCGCCCCACTACAATCCCCAAATTACTCTGCACTCTTTGGGTCTCTCCTTCACAGATCTCTCCGCTCCTGAACTCGCTTCCCCATCAGACCtttggctttctctctctctctctctctctctctctctctctctctctctctctctctctttaaaaaaatggtttttggctcccctattctgaaaagggagggtggggctgagaggagaggagggaggggcctatgaccgagatgtaaattgaagtaataaaaaaatgttttttgagctgggcggtggtgtctcacacctttaatcctagcattcaggagccagaggcaggcggattaaGGGcagtctggactacagagtgagttccaggaccttTAAAGctatgcaaagaaaccctgtctcagcccggcacggtggcacacgcctgtaatcccagcacccaggccagcctggtctacaaagagagtccaggacagccaaggccacacagaggaaaaagaaaaaaaaaaaaaaaaaaaaaaaaaaaaaaaggaaaaagaagaaaaaaaaaaaaaaaaccacaaacctaTCCCAAAACCAAaaaggtgtgtttgtttgtttgtttgtttgttttgatgtgaCATGTcattcatcccagcacttggttggcagaggtaggcaaatctctgagtttaagactagcctggtctatagagcaacttccaggacagccagaggtacacagagaaactctagcTCAAAAACAGTTGTTGTGTATGGCTGTTCTGCCAGCATATATATCCGTGTGCCACTGGTGTGCCTAGTGGCCGTGGAGGCCTGAAGATGGCAtcagagctcctggaactggagttgtgagccGCCGTGCGGGCgcttggaactgaacccaggtcctctggaagagcagcttcattgctgctgagccatttttttctgtcccttctttccttttctgaccATGCTGTGGACGGGACCCAAGGCCCCACACATACTGGGGAGGGCCACTGAGCTACATTGTCAGCCCTCACTCTGCAGCTCAGGCAGGCCTTACACTTACGaccctcctgagtagctggggcTGCAGGCTGTGCCGCTGGACTGGCTTTGCCCACGCTTTTCAGGGTCCACTCTTCCCCCTGAGTTCTACTTTCCTTGGGTTTTCTCCGCACTCGATCCTTCTCTCCCTGGGAAGGATCCGTCCCCTTCATCCGTTTGAAGTCTGTTCGCTACAGCTAGGTTCACCATCACCGCCCGTCAAGCTCCACGGTTCCCTCCGCACTCCCCTAGAACAGGTCGGGCTCCTAGCCACTCCTTTGAGTCTGGGCCCTCTCAGTTGAatcctgtctcctccctctgcGTTCTGTACCCGCCCCCTAAACATGCCCCCCTACACCTGCAGACTTGCTGTGTAAGTTCTGCCTTCTGGGGCCAGGCTCCTCCCCTTGGGTCTGTCTCCTCCCTCCGAGCCTGTCCCAGCGGCGACTTCCACTTGGGCTCCACGATCTGGCCCGGCCCAATAAGTGCTCTCCCTACCCGTAGATTCCATTCCCATCCGTTAGGGGTGGGAGAACCCCAACTCTCGGGTGGCCCTGAAGCACGCCAGGCCAACGCTTCTCCCCGTGCACCCCCAGGGTGCTGGTTTCCCCACCGTCCCTCTCCTCGTGTCAGGCTGCAAATGCATTTGAGATTAAATTTTTATGATGCGGCCCAGGAGGGGCGAGAGAAGCCGCTGGAGCGGCGGCCGGGCGCAGAGGGTGTCCGCTGTGCCGGATTGACAGGCCCCGGGGAGGAGGGCAGCGGCGGAGCCGCACAGACGCGCCGCCTGGCGGCTGCGGACGGAGCCGCGGGCCGCGTGCGGAGGAGGCGTCCGCGGCTCGCGGCCAGGTGTGAGGGAGGAGCAGATGGTGAGGAGGAGGGGGTGGGAAGCGGGCCCCGCCGCTGCCAAATCCCGGGCCGTCGCCCGCGCCATCACCATGGCGACGGAGAAGAGAGGAACGCTCCCAGCCTTCAAGCTTTTTCAGGACCTGAAAACTGGTCCTTCGGTAGCCCAGGCAGGGCATCACTGTGGACTACAAGCCCCAGTGGCCCCTGCGCTTGAGTCAGCACGGTGCTACCCACCCCACGTTTCTATTTGCCAGGTCTAGCGAAGTCGGTCCTGCCTAAGAACTCTTGGACCATGAGGCTTCCTTGCGCCCTCACGTGGACAAGGCTCGCCGCTTTGCTTGCTTGGATTCTGAGGAGAGACTTCGCTGTTGTAAAGAGCTCAGGTCGTCCTGAGAATGTTAGTGCAGACATTACCACCATGTCTGCTTACGGGATAAATATCCTCCTGACATTACCAGCTTTTCTCAGCGGTTGTATGGCCATGTTTTCAATTTTGAGTTATGGATtcattttgaggtttttgtttttgagctggGTCCAGCTGtactagaattcactatgtaggccagcTGGCCTTAAACCCACAGAAATAAAATGTCCGGATTAAGAGCATGAGCAACCACACcaggcttttgtttttaatttaatatatatatatatatatatatatatatatatatatgcagggaGTGGCAGTgtatgcttttaattccagcactagggaagcagagaaacacatggatctctgagtctgagactAGCCTtcagctacagagtgaattccagagcAGCAAggctacagaaaaaccctgtctagagaagaaaagaaaaaaaaataaaaatgaaattacatatatatttggggatggagagatggctcagtagttaagagcactcgctgctcttacagaggcccAGGGTTCTGTTCCCATCACTcctatgatggctcacaaccagaGGACCTCTCAGCCCCTTTGGAACCCAGCAGCTACCAGTGTACATGCAGATgaactactctctctctctctctctctctctcaagcagCCATGCCACACTGcacctgtggaggacagaggcaacttttgggaatcagttctctacCATTGTGGGTTCCTGGAATGGATCTCCTGTCATGGGGGTAGCAGCAGATGATGGCCTTGCCCATGGAACCGTCTGGACTGCCCAGGTGAAATACTTAGTATCTTTAATGGCTtgtgttctccttcttcccttctcagGGCCGGGAGGCCAGCCTGACCCAGGACAGGGAGACTCAGAGCACATTTGAAACCAGTCTGAGACAAGGTTGTCCTTTCTCAAGAGCCAGCTTTTGgcatcagtggttaagaatacgtGTTGCTCTCAGAGGATCCTGGTtcgggtcccagcacccacatggtggttcacaaccacctttaactccagttctgggactCAACACCTTCGGACCTCCACAGGAACCAACCACACAAATgttgcacatacatgcaaacagacaAGACActcataaatgtaaaataaatcttaaaaaaaaaagtcaggttttAACAAGTACAAAAGCACCCGACAAATTATCTATGTATTATCTGTTACAGAGCTGGATGGAGGCTGGAAAAGTACCTCAGCTGAAGGGTGCTTGCCTTTCTCTCATGAGGttctgggtttggtccccagctcCATAATCCACTGTAATGGTGCAAACTTGAAATCTTATCACTTTAGGGGCGGCAGGAGGATAATAAATCAAAATCCTCAGCTTCATGATAAGTttcaaaccagcctgggctacacgagaccttttctcaaacaaacataaaagatggGTGCCCTGTGGTGTAGCTCAAAGGCACAACAAATATATGCCTGGcattgcttatttgttttgttttttcaagacagggtttctctgtgtagccttggctgccctggaactcgctttgtagatcaggctggctgtAATCACAGAGAtgtacctgtctctgcctctttaaGTAAAGGTGCCACCACTAGCTACCCAGCATATGCTTAGCATTAGAGACCCTGGGTTATAGCCTCAGCACCAGAAAAAGGGAGAGAATGTTGGGAAATGAGTGAGAGTGTCCCGAAAGGGGGCACTGCTCATGCTGGGTCAGGAGGAAGTGAAGCCTGGGGGTTGGGGACCTCGACTTTGGTGTGCCTGTGATATGAAGCTGGAATATGGGCAGGAGCCCCTAGAGACACTGCCTGAGCGTGGCTTCCTATAAATGCCAGTTTCAAAGAGCACCCACTGCATAGTGCTGGCTGGCGACGACCAACTCCCCACATGACATTCTGGAGATGAGGGCACTCGAGCTAGAAGAAGCAAGAGTCAGTGGTATGGTGGGACTCTTCTGTGGAACTGCCGGACACCAGTGAGGGGAGAGTCCTGTCTCGCAGGAAGGGGCCGGAGCCAAACAGAGATGCCTGGATGTTCTCCTTGGGACAATGAGGTGGGGTAGAAAAGGAGTAGGGTCAGCTCTGGGCGCAGGGGAGACGGCTCAGGAGGCCAGGGCCTcgagaaagagacacagacttTGGGGACGCTGAGTCAGAGCTGATGTCCCTCTTCCCTCCATATGTTGGAATCTGAAGATGTGTGGTATGGAAAGAACTGGAGACCTGTTTTATTTCACTCTTAGAGAAGACACCAACATCTCCACATCTGGAACTATAGAGCACTCCAGTCAAGAAGACACTGACAGGAGGGGCATAGACACCATCAGTTgctgagaaaggaaagagggcgAGGATTCAGGACCCAGAGCTCCAGACCCTAGCTCTCCCCCCTCAGGACTTCAGGTGCAAGCCGCCTCCCTCAGCCCCAGGGCTCCGGGTCCCCCTATCCCAGCATTTCTTGAAGCCCTTCCTGGTACCTTTCTCCTGCGGTGGAAAGCAGCCCTGCTTGCGTCAGCGTTGATCCGCAGGGGAATAGAGGCGTCGAGGTGATACAGTTGTTGGGGGCCTCCCATCAGCAGGCGACTCTCTCCTATCTCCAGTGTCAGCCCTTGAGCTCCATCCTGGCAATGGAGTACAGTCAACTCACATCCCCTAGCATTGTGAAGCTATGTCCACAAAGGTCCTAGCATGCCTGGCTGTGGctccaatccccagcaccaaaacaatgaagaagaaaaaaaaatcaaaggacagTAATTGTTAAGTCTCAAGGAACTCAAATTCAGGATAGCAGTGGCTGCACCTGTTGGTTttctgggccaggagaggcaATTTATGCAGATCTGGGAGATGCAACCCAGGCCCCTGTCCTCcttcagatccagggctttggcCCTGGACCTCCTGCCTCACCCCAGGGTGTCCTGACTCTAGCCCTCTTCCCTTACTCACCAGCTTAGGGAGGTCAATTTCAGCCAAGAGGAGGTCAGGGGCTTCCAACCAAAGGTTCAGGTGAGGCCGTTCTAGGCTGTATGGGAAAAAGGGCAGCTGAGGGTGACCCTCTTCTTGGCTTGctatccctttcttcctccacccaGCTCTGTGTCTCAGCCCCATCTCAGAGTCCCTAGAGACGACCCAGGACAGCCATCAGCCCAGATAGGCATGAAGGCTCACCCATGCCGGCTTTGCACTGAGTCATTAGCATCCAGGGTTCCCAGCTCCTGGATCCGAGGGCGCTGCTGGGAACGGATGTTCTGCTGTGAGATGGAGCCCAGGAAAGGCCGGTACTTCAACATGCGCCATTCTGAGGGGCAGAGTAGTCAAAGATCACCGAGGTGGGGTTCCCTCAGGCACTGTGTCCCAGGCCCCAGAGGCTGAGCCACTTTCCTGGACACCCCCGCTCTGACCACTGCAAGCTTGACTCTAGGAGGCCCTGCCCACCTCAGCCCCACCCTTCCTAGGGAATGCACCAAGaacccccccaaaacacacacacacacacactcgcccAGCAACTCCTGACCTCTCACCTTCTTGACCCCACCCTCAGTGAGAGGCCTCACCCCTCCTGAAAGCTGGTCAAGGAAATCCCTGACACTGAACTCACCTCCCCCAAATGTGCACCCACACCACCCCCAttcccctcccagtcctcacCTGGATTCAGCTGTAAGCCATACTTGTCCTCAAGGCCCTCCCTGGCAATGGTGACCACCAGCTCCCGCAAGAAATCGCTGTTCTAAGGTGAGAGGAAGAGGTGTGGCGACAGGGGGAGGCTTAGGGAAGCACACTGCCCAGGCCTCCTCCATACCACACACCCCACCTGCATTCTCAGGTAGAAGTTGCTATTGACGGCAACGTCATAGGCGGTGCAGCCCTGGCCTTCtgtggaaagaaagagggaatgaGGCCCGCACAACATAAACAACCATAAGGAAAACTCACCCAGAACTAGAGACTCAAGACACAGGAAATGAGAGGCGGTGTGCACTTTGCAACCAGCTCTGACCAGGTCCTTCCAGGCTTCCGGGCCGCAGACCCTCCCCAGCAGCTCTGAGAATCACCTCACTCTACCCCACCCACCTCGAGGAAATGCTCATTTCTAGTCTAGAGACCCCACTGTCCACACTTCCAGGCTCTCCTGATTGTTAGTCCATCTGTATCTTCCAGACACAGGCTCTTATCAAATCTgaatgtagcctaggctggcctctagctgtcagcaattctcctgcctcagcatcctaagAGCTAAGATTTCAAGAgtgagctaccatgcccagctcacttGCCTCTCCGCCTCAACCCTCTTCTCTGTCTTTGCCTGACTAACCCATTATATCTTATCAGGCTGGTTCTTCCAGACAGCCTTCTCTGAAGCCTTCTCCAACCTCAGTGAAGACCCAGGGCAGTCCCTGCAGTCCTGAGTCACTCAGACTGGAACTGCATCTGGGCCCCTCTGGCTCCCAGCACTGACTGGAAGCTCCTGAGGGAAAAATGATCTTGGGGGAACAGGCTTGGTGTCTTCGGAGGGTACTGACTTGCATCCAGCTCAGCATGTGGCTCTCCCAGGCTCATGGGGATTCGGAAGCCAGCTTGGTCCTCCTCCAGCATCTGAAGCAGTTCGTCCTCAGTCATGTCCACCgggggagggatagagggagagtgGCAGATGTTGATGAAGACCTTCCCTTCCGACGAGTTGGTCTTTATGCAGAAACCTGAACAAGTGCATTTATTTTGGCCATTGTCCCTGAGCAGCCTCGTTCTCACCCACCCTCTCcccttttgagacaaggcctctcaccCTAcacccaggctggccccagattTGGGACACCCctgcctcctgggattacaggcactcaTAGCTACAGTGTGTtacagtcagaggacaacattcagGAGTCTGCTCTCTCAGCTCACCAGGCTTGGAGGCACCTTTACcctctaagccatcttgctggagccttctttccctctttggcTCTGTCCTGTTGGGCTTCTGCCTTCCCCTTTTCTGTTCCCCTCTGCTTCTCTCAGGCACCTGACTcactcttttttttgggggggaggggcagggggagaTGGCTCCAGactggttttctctgtgtagccttggccgtcctggaccactttgtagaccaggctggcctcgaactcacagagatctgcccgcctctgcctcccgagtgctgggaatacaggagtgcaccaccatgcccagctccttcACTCTCTCTCTTCACCCCACTCTGCTTTCTGCAGCCCAGTATTTGTAGGTGAGCTGCCTGTCCATTCACGTAACTACTTCTAGGCCTTCCTACCCAGTCTGTCTCCTTCATCCTCATgtcccctgcctccaggttccactCACCCTCTCTCAGGGTCTCACATCCTCTCTGGGATATTCTACCCCTCTCTTTGGATAGATAGACggtagacagacagagacagatgttTCTATCTGTCTATTTCTCACCAGGCTGGGGCTGGATCTGTGTAGATTCTGGCCTGGCTGTCTGGGCTTGCTGGAGCTCTTTGGAAGCCTGTAGGGGGAA
This is a stretch of genomic DNA from Meriones unguiculatus strain TT.TT164.6M chromosome 1, Bangor_MerUng_6.1, whole genome shotgun sequence. It encodes these proteins:
- the Pih1d1 gene encoding PIH1 domain-containing protein 1 — protein: MADSKLLAPELSDTESMGDETARFQELLLQASKELQQAQTARPESTQIQPQPGFCIKTNSSEGKVFINICHSPSIPPPVDMTEDELLQMLEEDQAGFRIPMSLGEPHAELDAKGQGCTAYDVAVNSNFYLRMQNSDFLRELVVTIAREGLEDKYGLQLNPEWRMLKYRPFLGSISQQNIRSQQRPRIQELGTLDANDSVQSRHGLERPHLNLWLEAPDLLLAEIDLPKLDGAQGLTLEIGESRLLMGGPQQLYHLDASIPLRINADASRAAFHRRRKQLMVSMPLLSVSS